From Zingiber officinale cultivar Zhangliang chromosome 5B, Zo_v1.1, whole genome shotgun sequence, the proteins below share one genomic window:
- the LOC121985580 gene encoding uncharacterized protein LOC121985580: protein MAHFSNGGIGASAPSSPAKVRMPNGAGLQKDVREGVISRPDPPEEAETPPSGPPSLRSLSSALPQLPEKDSKWILRLVEASAKGFAIGAGLKGGLALFSVLVRLRSRRSVKFSSRKAGSFTNEEAVVLALKETLRYGLFLGTFAGTYVSVDEIIASFGGRQRTSGWRSLLAGLIAGPSMLLTGPKTQHTSLAIYILMRATVLASRCGIKSQRFGGVCKPLTWSHGDVFLMCLASSQILSAYILKQDSLPSSYKSFLNKHGGKDALILQGVSEIASNMPFSNLEGIEKYYKSIGVHVKLDPNMKVPCSIVHDNQSCAGHFIKFLFQEYGRAVPVYLPVYLVPALIVHRQGLLKMHYKILGKSLLGTARSSLFLSVYCASAWAWTCLLFRILQRCNIPMVAMGTFPTGLALLIEKKSRRIEISLYCLARAIESFSTCLADAGLLPQASKLKRADVVVFSLATAIIMHCYAQEREVFRSKYLNVLDWVFGVPTSSDDEDRKKS, encoded by the exons ATGGCTCACTTCTCCAACGGGGGCATCGGAGCCTCCGCCCCCTCTTCGCCGGCGAAGGTACGGATGCCCAACGGAGCCGGCTTGCAAAAGGATGTAAGAGAAGGTGTCATCTCCAGACCTGATCCACCCGAAGAGGCTGAAACCCCGCCCTCTGGTCCTCCTTCACTCCGGTCTCTCTCCTCTGCTCTCCCTCAGCTGCCGGAGAAGGATTCGAAATGGATCCTTCGGTTGGTAGAGGCCTCTGCCAAGGGTTTCGCCATAGGCGCCGGCCTGAAGGGTGGGCTTGCACTGTTCTCCGTTCTAGTGCGGCTGAGGAGCCGCAGATCTGTGAAGTTTTCGTCGAG AAAGGCGGGATCTTTTACGAACGAGGAGGCCGTGGTGCTGGCTTTGAAGGAAACTTTGAGATATGGCTTGTTTCTGGGGACTTTTGCAGGAACATATGTTTCGGTTGACGAGATTATTGCTTCATTTGGTGGGCGACAAAG AACTTCAGGTTGGAGATCCCTACTAGCAGGCCTGATTGCAGGCCCATCAATGCTTTTGACAGGGCCAAAGACACAACACACTAGCTTGGCTATATACATTCTTATGCGCGCCACAGTACTGGCATCACGTTGTGGGATTAAGAGTCAACGATTTGGCGGTGTTTGTAAACCATTGACTTGGTCACATGGTGATGTATTTCTCATGTGTCTTGCCTCGTCTCAGATCCT CTCTGCTTACATTCTGAAGCAAGACAGCTTACCCTCTTCATACAAGTCATTCCTTAATAAGCATGGTGGAAAGGATGCTCTAATTCTGCAGGGTGTTAGCGAGATTGCATCCAATATGCCTTTTTCGAACTTAGAAGGGATTGAGAAGTATTATAAGTCTATTGGTGTTCATGTGAAACTAGATCCTAACATGAAAGTTCCATGTTCA ATTGTGCATGACAATCAATCTTGTGCTGGAcattttataaaattccttttccaAGAATATGGAAGAGCAGTTCCAGTTTATTTGCCAGTTTACTTGGTTCCTGCACTGATTGTTCATCGCCAGGGTCTTTTGAAAAT GCACTACAAGATTTTGGGTAAGAGTCTGTTGGGGACTGCAAGATCTAGCTTGTTCCTTTCTGTATATTGTGCATCAGCCTG GGCTTGGACCTGCCTGCTCTTCAGAATTCTGCAAAGATGCAACATACCAATGGTCGCTATGGGGACT TTTCCTACTGGTCTTGCGTTGCTGATCGAGAAGAAGAGCCGAAGGATTGAGATTTCTCTGTATTGCCTAGCTCGAGCCATCGAAAGCTTCTCCACTTGTTTGGCTGATGCCGGACTACTCCCTCAAGCATCCAAGTTGAAGCGGGCCGATGTCGTCGTCTTTAGTTTAGCTACAGCCATCATCATGCACTGCTACGCGCAAGAAAGAGAGGTGTTTCGCTCAAAGTACTTGAATGTGCTCGACTGGGTCTTCGGCGTGCCCAcatcatccgacgatgaagaTCGCAAGAAATCCTGA
- the LOC121985582 gene encoding RING-H2 finger protein ATL54-like produces the protein MASRRPTRRLLYETPGDSFPRPQDYSLTTPSVPFPPPPPPPSPIFSQEPTTIRLHRSSSLLPALPVAAASVVAAAAIMIIFTLFLIRLRRRRRAGAASPLGDDYGGDGEEVVHHVWYIRTVGLDESAIESITAWAYKTGDGVLGSSATGCSVCLSEFRDGELVRLLPKCDHAFHLGCIDTWLRSHVNCPLCRAPIVAPSSVTADCVPGTSTTALPSSSFPPPEPGPNTITSADNDQMGSRQTELGPGASEEEFEAERLELAARTQAVPVPILSAELKMPIDIGEDGFQPIGRSFSMDSISLELENLRNFNNKKKHTLEEDSNAPSTTRAKHACHANSFRKEMGRSLASASERFIFSVNGRPRNSVCPQ, from the coding sequence ATGGCCTCCCGCCGACCAACTCGCCGCCTCCTCTACGAGACGCCCGGCGACTCGTTCCCACGCCCGCAAGATTACTCGCTTACTACTCCGTCCGttccttttcctcctcctcctcctcctccgtctCCTATCTTTTCCCAGGAACCCACCACCATACGCCTCCACCGCTCCAGCTCCCTCCTTCCCGCCCTCCCCGTCGCCGCCGCTTCCGTCGTCGCCGCCGCCGCAATCATGATCATTTTCACTTTATTCCTAATCCGCCTCCGCCGCCGACGCCGTGCTGGAGCCGCCTCGCCGCTCGGGGACGACTATGGCGGAGACGGCGAAGAAGTGGTGCATCACGTGTGGTACATACGCACCGTCGGCCTGGATGAGTCAGCCATCGAGTCAATCACGGCGTGGGCCTACAAGACCGGGGATGGCGTCCTCGGATCCTCCGCCACCGGCTGCTCAGTGTGCCTCTCGGAGTTTCGCGACGGGGAACTCGTTCGCCTCCTCCCAAAGTGCGATCACGCCTTCCACCTCGGTTGTATCGACACATGGCTACGATCTCACGTCAATTGCCCCCTTTGCCGAGCTCCAATCGTTGCTCCAAGCTCCGTCACCGCGGATTGCGTTCCTGGAACAAGCACCACTGCTCTGCCCTCCTCTTCTTTCCCCCCACCTGAACCCGGCCCCAATACTATCACCTCAGCGGACAATGATCAGATGGGCAGCCGGCAAACTGAGCTTGGTCCTGGTGCCTCAGAAGAGGAATTTGAAGCTGAAAGATTGGAACTTGCAGCTAGAACTCAAGCTGTACCAGTCCCCATCTTAAGCGCCGAGTTGAAAATGCCTATTGACATCGGGGAAGACGGATTCCAGCCCATCGGCAGATCGTTCTCCATGGATTCAATTTCTCTGGAGTTGGAGAATCTCAGGAACTTCAACAACAAGAAAAAACACACCTTAGAGGAAGATTCGAATGCTCCATCTACAACCAGGGCAAAGCATGCTTGCCATGCCAATTCCTTCCGCAAGGAAATGGGTAGATCCTTAGCAAGCGCCAGCGAGAGGTTCATCTTCTCAGTAAACGGGAGACCTCGGAACTCAGTTTGTCCACAGTAA